Proteins encoded in a region of the Pieris napi chromosome 5, ilPieNapi1.2, whole genome shotgun sequence genome:
- the LOC125049671 gene encoding nonsense-mediated mRNA decay factor SMG8: MKEFSINDIPEFSNKDRIVVVGVIGKSPYRYPNKATPLVPSELFSQNGIQCLWDERQSVLYLHAVTYFDTNRLCELANNLSENSNSTVKDADAAHWLVASGELAIESCKAFALLFHLCHIVILSSPTPVFDVGYLQLFKAIDAYRNELTGPITTALIEAGVSDAWEARGRFCCPRLLFHFRRAPTPLRKNPMALKRLEHAIEDQIYFILRKSRVITNVCVKSSFAIPKNEEFVYISTEEGTGNARDMSTLVRGLVQMCSGIQPEASSRQTFAQFLQMHLDVAFEQGFNDNVGKYAMSTSFFELPSAKSWRTRAQALIPIYMKESPTLSDDQDNGDALFDALATDVRFSKARCAKVLPIAQASYAEGLPSHYSSQHHNHKVNIALGVVEAMARGPLAGGARSRLRAACAATWKTRRLCEAPSLTSHPCINPDHDGTKDHSSGVRYISVCNCGRSKCSRDDPYTVKAANFTFYSHAAEECGVCNTLQGIEFPVFQPSTPSFRAASVKGVIEEAPERAERCDGSGDSPDVDQRSEGWSPDELSPGSAKEDDDDEPACSGDALNVMPVRGETVSAKVISRQPSTTEYLPGMLHTNSPAGLLPAFSSWSLVCLGLSSLYSHSLGLPEHLQPGFLPHTNYLLPWDCAVRMEHANIWRTSSRGRGKGGSQHNLTVKIFIGFEYECPRGHRFMMSSPDSVMSGGGVSWGRDGAGAAGARLAASEMPIYAPCVCRPNTMLAQLMRLHVVTPKSSVHVTLSPKVQPALGVPTFVPRPESEGPIKLSSAAYWILRLPYIYSDERGPVPRPRNAAGYMGYMLTPLFGLQE, encoded by the exons atgaAAGAATTTTCAATTAATGATATTCCAGAATTCTCCAATAAAGATCGCATAGTTGTTGTAGGGGTAATAGGAAAGTCCCCATATCGTTATCCAAACAAAGCAACACCATTAGTTCCTTCAGAGCTTTTTTCACAG AATGGTATCCAATGCCTTTGGGATGAGAGGCAAAGTGTCCTATATCTACATGCAGTTACTTACTTCGATACTAACCGGCTTTGCGAACTCGCCAATAACCTAAGCGAGAACTCTAACAGTACTGTGAAGGATGCAGATGCAGCTCACTGGCTTGTTGCATCTGGTGAGCTGGCTATAGAGTCATGCAAAGCGTTTGCTCTTCTTTTTCATCTGTGTCATATAGTAATCTTGTCTTCACCAACACCAGTCTTTGATGTGGGATATTTGCAATTGTTCAAGGCTATTGATGCTTATAG AAATGAATTGACAGGACCAATAACTACTGCCTTAATAGAAGCTGGGGTGTCAGACGCATGGGAAGCACGAGGTAGATTCTGTTGCCCACGTCTTTTATTCCACTTTCGTCGAGCACCAACACCTTTAAGGAAAAACCCAATGGCTCTTAAGAGACTAGAACATGCCATTGAGGAtcaaatctattttattttaagaaagtCAAGGGTTATTACTAATGTATg tgtGAAGTCTTCATTTGCCATACCAAAAAATGAggaatttgtttatataagtACTGAAGAAGGTACTGGTAATGCACGAGACATGAGTACTCTGGTTCGTGGTTTGGTACAGATGTGTTCTGGCATTCAACCTGAAGCTAGCAGCCGACAAACATTCGCTCAGTTCCTGCAAATGCATCTGGATGTAGCTTTTGAACAGGGATTTAATGATAATGTTGGAAAATATGCAATGAGTAcatctttttttgaa TTACCAAGCGCCAAGTCATGGAGAACACGTGCTCAAGCTTTAATTCCTATTTATATGAAGGAATCCCCAACACTTAGTGATGACCAGGACAATGGAGACGCCCTCTTCGACGCGTTGGCTACTGACGTTAGGTTCTCTAAAGCAAGATGTGCTAAG gTGTTACCGATAGCCCAAGCATCCTATGCTGAAGGTCTACCATCACACTATTCGAGTCAACATCACAACCAcaag GTAAATATAGCCTTGGGGGTGGTAGAAGCAATGGCCCGAGGGCCATTAGCGGGAGGAGCACGATCAAGGCTTAGGGCTGCATGTGCCGCAACTTGGAAGACGCGGCGTCTTTGTGAAGCACCCTCGCTAACTTCCCATCCCTGTATTAACCCTGACCA TGACGGTACCAAAGACCACTCATCCGGCGTTCGTTACATAAGCGTGTGTAATTGTGGTCGAAGCAAATGTTCACGGGACGACCCTTATACGGTGaaagctgctaacttcacctTCTACAGCCACGCCGCTGAAGAATGTGGAGTCTGTAATACCCTTCAGGGTATAGAATTTCCCGTCTTTCAACCTTCCACACCCAGTTTTAG GGCAGCGTCTGTCAAGGGTGTTATAGAAGAGGCACCAGAACGGGCTGAAAGATGTGATGGCTCAGGGGATTCTCCAGATGTTGATCAACGCTCAGAAGGCTGGTCTCCTGACGAACTGTCTCCCGGGTCAGCGAAAGAAGACGATGATGATGAACCGGCTTGCAGCGGTGATGCACTGAATGTAATGCCTGTTAGAGGTGAAACTGTTTCAG CGAAAGTAATAAGCCGCCAGCCATCGACGACGGAATACCTCCCTGGTATGTTACATACAAATAGTCCCGCTGGCTTGTTGCCCGCCTTTTCGAGCTGGTCGCTGGTGTGTCTCGGCCTATCGTCCCTATATTCGCACAGCCTCGGGTTGCCGGAGCATTTGCAGCCTGGATTCCTGCCTCATACGAATTATTTGCTCCCATGGGATTGTGCCGTGCG AATGGAGCATGCAAATATCTGGCGCACCTCGTCTCGTGGTCGTGGGAAAGGCGGCTCCCAACATAACCTAAcagtgaaaatatttattggctTTGAATACGAATGTCCAAGAGGTCATAg ATTCATGATGTCCTCCCCAGACTCGGTAATGAGTGGTGGGGGGGTTTCGTGGGGTCGCGATGGGGCAGGGGCGGCAGGAGCTCGTCTGGCAGCCAGCGAGATGCCCATTTACGCCCCTTGTGTGTGCCGCCCTAACACTATGTTGGCGCAGTTGATGCGGCTGCACGTCGTCACGCCGAAGAGCTCGGTGCACGTCACGCTGTCACCAAAG GTACAACCGGCCCTCGGTGTGCCAACATTCGTTCCGAGACCGGAATCCGAAGGACCAATAAAGCTTAGTAGCGCAGCCTACTGGATACTTCGCCTTCCCTACATATATTCTGATGAGAGAGGTCCAGTGCCAAGGCCGAGGAATGCTGCTGGTTACATGGGTTATATGCTTACACCACTATTTGGACTACAAGAATAA
- the LOC125049666 gene encoding peroxisomal membrane protein 11C-like has translation MEIVDEFCDLLQSHANRDKVVALTSYILKLWGTTSNRQELLTASTRFAATRATLRLFDDAGALKVLYTYGLGKHEGPWWGALGVTNSVFTLTFLQAEKLQWLLDTGVLKVNDEIAYKIRTAHKLFWSLSAFLGFIRSIRTVHLSAQQLKEKATKCAPARFTQATLTSTKYFLDIIHLVNWLPKGWLWGSSIKTTHAAAIATTSGILGLVMHYHGKRLLPQ, from the exons ATGGAGATTGTGGACGAGTTTTGCGATTTGTTGCAGTCACATGCTAATCGAGATAAG gTAGTAGCTCTTACAAGCTACATCCTAAAGCTATGGGGCACCACGTCGAATCGTCAAGAATTATTGACTGCAAGCACTCGCTTTGCTGCTACCAGAGCTACGCTGCGGCTTTTTGACGATGCAGGCGCTCTGAAAGTTCTTTACACGTATGGACTTGGGAAACAC gaGGGTCCATGGTGGGGTGCTTTAGGTGTCACGAACAGCGTGTTCACACTCACCTTCCTTCAGGCTGAGAAACTTCAATGGCTCTTGGACACGGGTGTGCTGAAAGTCAATGACGAAATTGCCTACAAGATACGGACAGCGCACAAGTTGTTCTGGTCTTTGAGTGCGTTCTTAGGTTTtataag ATCAATTCGCACTGTTCATCTCTCAGCGCAACAATTAAAGGAAAAAGCCACTAAATGCGCACCAGCTCGCTTCACACAAGCAACCCTTACCAGCACAAAGTATTTCCTGGACATCATACACCTGGTCAACTGGCTCCCCAAGGGCTGGCTCTGGGGCAGCTCTATAAAGACCACGCATGCTGCAGCCATAGCTACTACATCGGGGATTCTTGGTCTGGTTATGCATTATCATGGGAAACGGTTACTTCCACAGTAA
- the LOC125049665 gene encoding peroxisomal membrane protein 11C-like has translation MSTVVDDICELLDSYNGRDKVVRLACYTFKLYGCLIGEKPWQAAGSRLSNARMMLRLFDDIPMIRHTYNYGLGKHESSKVAATLGVLANMVDQVFLPVEKACWLHELGILKLSTETADKLEVFSTALWAASLYISLIQTIQSVQHLWWSKDCLEKSEGGSDVKQKLDIRLVLQMVTASKLCLDITHAVSCLPSGCLWGEKIGATKIAAIATTSSVIGIAMYFAKKRLLK, from the exons ATGTCTACTGTAGTAGATGATATTTGTGAACTTTTGGACAGTTACAATGGAAGGGACAAG gttgTCCGTCTCGCAtgttatacttttaaattgtatgGTTGCCTAATAGGAGAAAAGCCATGGCAGGCAGCTGGCTCACGACTTTCCAATGCAAGAATGATGCTCAGGCTCTTTGATGACATTCCAATGATCAGgcatacatataattatggATTAGGAAAACAT GAGTCATCCAAAGTAGCTGCAACATTGGGGGTGTTAGCTAATATGGTTGATCAAGTGTTCTTGCCAGTTGAGAAAGCTTGCTGGTTACATGAACTTGGCATATTGAAGTTGTCTACGGAAACGGCTGACAAACTTGAGGTGTTCAGCACAGCACTGTGGGCTGCTAGCCTTTATATATCATTAATACA AACTATCCAATCAGTACAACACTTATGGTGGAGCAAAGATTGTCTAGAAAAATCAGAAGGTGGCAGTGATGTTAAACAAAAGCTAGATATACGGCTTGTGCTACAAATGGTTACAGCTAGCAAGCTATGTTTAGATATTACACACGCAGTCAGTTGTCTTCCATCAGGGTGTCTATGGGGGGAGAAAATTGGTGCCACTAAAATAGCAGCAATAGCGACTACCTCATCTGTTATAGGTATTGCAATGTACTTTGCAAAGAAACGGTTATTAAAGTAA